In one Zobellia galactanivorans genomic region, the following are encoded:
- a CDS encoding RNA polymerase sigma factor, whose amino-acid sequence MTPTNLTEISDTRLLILIREGNELAFHQIYNRYWKQLYAYTLNILEDKGLTEDTIQEVFIKIWTNRETTQIERLKNYLFNAVRNNALLKIRDNKFSSLNEQIISTLSLNSEAEQNLNLEDLTFLIKDAASNLPEKRREIFLMSRLQNYSITEIADFFNISHRSVENQLYLASKELRSTLGKSLHFLVLFWNI is encoded by the coding sequence ATGACACCAACCAATCTTACGGAAATATCTGATACACGACTTCTTATACTCATAAGAGAAGGGAACGAACTAGCTTTTCATCAGATATATAATAGGTACTGGAAACAGCTTTACGCCTACACCTTAAATATTCTAGAAGACAAAGGACTTACCGAAGACACTATCCAAGAGGTCTTTATTAAAATTTGGACAAATAGAGAAACTACCCAAATAGAACGATTAAAGAATTATCTATTCAATGCTGTTAGAAACAATGCACTATTAAAAATAAGGGATAATAAATTCTCGTCCCTAAACGAACAAATTATAAGTACACTGAGTTTAAATTCCGAAGCAGAACAAAATCTAAATCTAGAGGATTTAACATTTCTTATCAAAGACGCTGCTTCAAATCTACCCGAAAAACGAAGAGAAATTTTCTTGATGAGCAGACTGCAAAATTATTCAATAACCGAGATTGCCGATTTTTTTAATATTTCACATCGAAGTGTAGAGAATCAATTGTACCTAGCCTCTAAAGAACTCAGAAGTACACTGGGAAAATCGTTACACTTCCTAGTGCTTTTCTGGAATATCTAG
- a CDS encoding FecR family protein, whose translation MTKKEFISLLDKHANGFCSEEEEELLLEFCNEAQGKNKMDSWNLLETEQTRIRLLKNITNALKLSDIKSINNKKIYWKQLGAIAATFISLIAIVYLFQKNDRLPNNTITLELEDGSLKVLDEHATTELFDEQGKLFGKQKKRELVYYPANSKSELAYNTLTVPNGKTFDILLSDSTSVHLNAGSSLKYPVKFLRGEERKIFLSGEAFLNVKKDSLRPFIVNADELNIRVLGTQFNINAYPEDEVAEVVLIEGSVSLYQHEENFLEKGTLLAPGHKASFNKKHREFSKEKVLPDLYTSWMQNELVFRKMTFENILRKLERHYNVKISNDNLSISKEKFNANLGKNTPIEAVLQDLKTTYNINYTINGNQINITE comes from the coding sequence GTGACCAAGAAAGAATTCATTAGTTTATTAGACAAACATGCAAATGGTTTTTGTTCTGAAGAAGAAGAGGAGCTTCTACTCGAGTTCTGTAATGAAGCCCAAGGGAAAAATAAAATGGATTCTTGGAATTTATTGGAGACGGAACAAACAAGAATTCGATTGTTGAAAAACATCACTAACGCTTTAAAGCTTAGCGATATTAAATCTATCAACAATAAGAAAATTTATTGGAAACAGCTTGGGGCGATTGCAGCAACGTTTATAAGCCTAATCGCCATTGTCTACTTATTCCAAAAAAATGATAGGTTACCAAATAACACGATTACATTGGAGCTCGAAGATGGTTCATTAAAGGTCTTAGATGAGCACGCTACAACTGAACTGTTCGATGAACAAGGTAAACTCTTTGGAAAGCAAAAGAAAAGAGAACTTGTCTATTATCCTGCAAACTCAAAAAGTGAACTTGCTTACAATACATTAACTGTTCCCAACGGAAAAACCTTCGACATCCTATTATCAGATAGCACCAGTGTACATCTCAACGCCGGTTCATCACTGAAATATCCTGTCAAATTTTTAAGGGGAGAAGAAAGAAAAATATTTCTATCAGGGGAGGCTTTTCTGAATGTAAAGAAAGATTCCCTGCGTCCATTTATAGTAAATGCCGATGAGTTGAACATTAGGGTACTTGGCACTCAATTTAATATCAATGCATACCCAGAAGATGAAGTTGCCGAAGTTGTTCTAATTGAAGGCTCCGTGAGTCTCTACCAACATGAGGAGAATTTTCTAGAGAAAGGTACTTTACTCGCTCCCGGACATAAAGCAAGCTTCAATAAAAAACATAGAGAATTTTCTAAAGAGAAGGTTTTACCCGACCTCTATACTTCATGGATGCAGAATGAACTGGTTTTTAGGAAAATGACTTTTGAAAATATTCTAAGAAAATTGGAGAGACATTACAACGTCAAAATCTCAAATGATAATTTAAGTATATCGAAAGAAAAATTCAATGCCAATCTAGGTAAAAATACTCCTATAGAAGCTGTGCTTCAAGATTTGAAAACAACCTATAATATCAATTATACCATTAATGGAAATCAAATAAATATAACAGAATAA
- a CDS encoding SusC/RagA family TonB-linked outer membrane protein, whose product MKKLLNLTRSLSPFQKFTYKMRLCILLILVSFFKINANENYSSQTKLTLNYNNISVSELIDTIENSTDFRFVYKIKAVDLGRSVSINVRNVPIDTLLDLIFSKTKTDYKVIETRIFLTESKLKNDATNRTKHHIPNLKSDLQKLINGTITDENGSPLPGASIVEKGTTNGTTSDFDGNYTINVSNNGATLIVSYIGYTTNEIIVGERTEINVQLEPDAMELSGVVVTALGIKREEKSLGYSAQTINEKSVKDAKTNNWVNSLSGKVAGLNIQGAGAGPMGSARITLRGESSLNLENNQALVVVDGVPISSKITGTGFSSYLSADSPVDYGSTLSDINPDDIEEMTVLKGPGATALYGSRAGNGAIIITTKSGSKQKNGIGVTINSNFNTESVNRYPDYQFEYGEGRTSEYYSYLDSPDGLNTSTNVGAGRAWGPKFSGQSYFQFNPDTPDGRPTERTPWVPYKNYISGFFRTGTTTSNSISLEGGGDNGSARFSVTHLKNKWIIPNTGFERINASLSVNQKISDKLKIAGKANYTNKTSDNLPAAGYNNQSLMYFLILGTAPSINPEWFDPYWQPGLEDVEQKNPFNPGPDNPLLGMYEMLNTMNKHGVIANISLDYEFSKKLSLKVRSGLDMAYEFRTQQRPFSMTKFPRGSYREQDVFSYESNTDFLLTYTGNLGKKIGFTVSGGGNAMRQNYNFTGKYADQLAQPGIYQISNSLDQAVLDPIRTEKATNSLYAISQLSFLNDRIFLDLTGRNDWSSTLPLKNNSFFYPSVSTSFLVSDLITLPEAVSFAKLRLSWAQVGNDTRPYQTAKYYDRVLSNSFTNPTTLFNNELKPEITTSYEIGVDLRLLKNRLGLDATYYTNDSRNQILAIPLDPVSGYSNALINAGLINSQGLELKLTAKPINNENFKWNTTLIWSRNRSYVKELSDGIETQVIYARGSNVSIEARVGGLMGDLYGRGFQRSPDGQIIYSSAGLPAELDPESKKLGNAFPDWKGSIMNEISLGRFKFSMLLDGQTGGSIYSHTNHKSNTLGKTKVTLPGRETGIVGDGVVLQQDGSYAPNTINVPADSYYNNYYKSSNAETNIFSTDFLKIREVRLEYKFAKNLLDKIGLQGATIALFGRDLFNFTKFPGFDPEGGNLNNGTLTPGVELAQFPSTRSIGTNLTLKF is encoded by the coding sequence ATGAAAAAACTTCTTAACCTTACAAGAAGCCTTTCCCCGTTTCAAAAATTCACTTATAAAATGAGACTTTGCATTCTACTCATTTTAGTTTCTTTTTTTAAAATTAACGCTAATGAAAACTATTCATCACAAACCAAGCTCACACTAAATTATAATAACATATCCGTGAGTGAACTCATTGATACCATTGAGAACTCCACAGATTTTCGTTTCGTATATAAAATCAAGGCTGTCGACTTAGGCCGTTCAGTATCTATTAATGTCCGGAACGTACCGATTGATACTTTACTCGATTTAATATTCTCAAAAACAAAAACCGATTACAAAGTCATTGAAACCCGCATATTCCTTACTGAATCCAAGTTGAAAAATGATGCAACCAATAGGACTAAGCATCACATTCCTAATCTAAAATCAGATTTACAAAAATTAATCAATGGTACCATTACCGATGAAAACGGAAGTCCATTACCTGGTGCTAGCATTGTTGAAAAAGGAACTACTAACGGTACGACCTCTGATTTTGATGGCAACTACACCATTAACGTTTCTAACAACGGTGCAACGTTAATTGTCTCCTATATCGGCTACACAACTAACGAAATAATAGTAGGGGAAAGGACGGAAATCAATGTACAACTAGAACCCGACGCAATGGAACTGTCAGGTGTTGTGGTAACGGCCCTAGGTATCAAAAGAGAAGAAAAATCACTGGGATATTCGGCACAGACGATAAATGAAAAGTCCGTAAAGGATGCCAAGACCAACAACTGGGTAAATTCCCTTTCAGGAAAGGTAGCAGGGCTGAACATTCAAGGTGCTGGAGCCGGCCCAATGGGATCGGCACGTATAACCCTTAGAGGCGAATCATCGCTAAATTTGGAAAACAATCAGGCTCTAGTAGTTGTTGATGGTGTTCCAATTAGCAGCAAAATTACTGGCACAGGTTTCTCGTCTTACCTTTCAGCAGATAGCCCTGTGGATTATGGATCAACCTTATCCGATATCAATCCTGACGATATTGAGGAAATGACTGTTTTAAAAGGACCAGGTGCCACGGCATTATATGGTAGCAGGGCTGGTAACGGAGCTATTATTATTACTACCAAATCAGGTTCAAAACAAAAGAATGGAATTGGCGTTACTATTAACTCCAACTTTAATACCGAATCAGTCAATCGTTATCCCGACTATCAATTTGAATATGGTGAGGGGCGCACTTCTGAGTATTATTCATATTTAGATAGTCCAGACGGCTTAAACACCAGTACCAACGTGGGTGCGGGCAGAGCATGGGGCCCAAAATTTTCAGGACAATCCTATTTTCAATTTAATCCCGATACCCCTGATGGCAGACCAACTGAGCGAACCCCATGGGTACCCTACAAAAATTATATTTCGGGATTCTTCAGGACTGGTACAACTACTTCCAACAGTATTTCCTTAGAAGGCGGTGGAGACAACGGATCCGCAAGATTTTCAGTAACCCATTTAAAGAACAAATGGATTATACCTAATACTGGTTTTGAACGTATTAATGCCTCATTATCGGTAAACCAAAAAATTTCCGACAAGTTAAAAATCGCGGGTAAAGCTAACTATACTAATAAAACTAGTGACAACCTACCAGCTGCCGGTTACAATAATCAATCCTTAATGTATTTTCTGATTCTTGGAACTGCCCCGAGTATTAATCCTGAATGGTTTGACCCTTATTGGCAACCCGGGTTAGAGGATGTTGAACAAAAAAATCCTTTTAACCCAGGGCCGGACAATCCACTTCTGGGTATGTATGAAATGTTGAACACAATGAATAAACATGGTGTTATTGCGAATATTTCACTAGACTATGAATTTTCCAAAAAGTTAAGTCTTAAAGTACGTTCCGGCCTGGATATGGCCTATGAATTCAGAACACAACAGCGCCCATTTAGCATGACTAAATTCCCTAGAGGCTCTTATCGCGAACAGGACGTATTCAGTTATGAATCCAATACAGACTTCCTATTGACCTACACAGGAAATCTGGGCAAAAAAATTGGTTTTACAGTCTCAGGTGGAGGTAATGCTATGCGGCAGAACTATAATTTTACCGGAAAATATGCGGATCAATTGGCGCAGCCAGGCATTTATCAAATTTCTAATAGTTTAGACCAAGCAGTATTAGACCCCATAAGGACAGAGAAAGCTACCAATAGCTTATATGCAATTTCACAACTTTCATTCTTAAATGACCGTATTTTTTTAGATCTTACCGGCCGTAATGACTGGTCGAGTACCTTACCTTTAAAAAACAACTCTTTTTTCTATCCATCGGTAAGCACCAGTTTCTTAGTTAGTGATTTAATAACACTTCCAGAAGCCGTTTCTTTTGCAAAACTTCGGCTTTCATGGGCGCAAGTAGGTAATGATACCCGCCCCTATCAAACCGCTAAATACTATGATAGAGTTTTAAGTAATAGTTTTACAAACCCAACCACTCTTTTCAATAACGAATTAAAACCTGAAATTACAACAAGCTATGAGATTGGAGTAGATTTACGATTATTGAAAAATCGGTTAGGACTAGACGCGACTTATTATACAAATGACAGTCGTAACCAGATTTTAGCCATTCCCTTGGATCCGGTATCGGGCTATTCGAACGCACTAATTAATGCGGGTTTAATCAACAGTCAAGGTTTGGAACTTAAATTAACTGCCAAACCTATTAACAATGAAAATTTCAAATGGAATACAACCTTGATATGGTCAAGAAACCGTAGTTATGTAAAGGAACTTTCAGATGGAATAGAAACTCAGGTTATATATGCACGTGGTAGTAACGTATCCATAGAAGCTCGTGTAGGAGGCCTTATGGGGGATCTTTACGGCAGAGGTTTCCAACGTTCTCCAGATGGACAGATTATCTATTCATCTGCTGGTCTTCCTGCAGAATTGGATCCAGAAAGTAAAAAACTAGGGAATGCTTTTCCCGATTGGAAGGGTAGTATTATGAACGAAATCTCATTGGGCCGGTTCAAGTTCAGTATGCTTTTGGATGGTCAAACAGGTGGAAGTATATATTCCCATACAAACCACAAGAGTAATACCTTAGGTAAAACCAAAGTGACATTACCAGGTCGTGAAACGGGTATTGTAGGAGACGGGGTAGTCTTACAGCAAGATGGTTCCTATGCTCCTAATACCATAAATGTTCCCGCTGATTCCTATTACAATAATTATTACAAGAGTAGCAATGCTGAAACAAACATCTTTAGCACTGATTTTCTCAAAATACGCGAGGTTAGACTAGAGTATAAATTCGCTAAGAATTTGCTAGACAAAATTGGGTTGCAAGGAGCAACTATCGCATTGTTTGGAAGGGACCTATTCAATTTTACTAAGTTTCCCGGTTTTGATCCAGAAGGTGGCAATCTGAATAACGGTACGTTAACCCCAGGAGTGGAATTGGCCCAGTTTCCCTCCACACGTTCTATCGGAACCAATCTCACTTTAAAATTTTAA
- a CDS encoding glycerophosphodiester phosphodiesterase produces MVHFLKIILIGFLFTNSLNIFAITTHAQKDDPKMPERGICAHRGASKLHPENTISAFKEAVRLGAQMIEFDVRMTIDNKLIIMHDATVDRTTDGSGLVEDLTWNEIKELDAGAWKSKKFKGERVPLLDDVLDVFPKNIWLNVHLKGDKKLGIAVAKTILAKNRTHQAIIACNNESAKGVRLVNSDIMICNMERTSSRSDYIQTTAKEKFAAIQLLKKRDNTNILKDIETLKFNNIKINYFYSNTPEEGITLLNKGVDFVLTDNLSEMLEAARSIGIETSH; encoded by the coding sequence ATGGTCCATTTCCTAAAAATCATTCTTATTGGTTTTCTATTTACAAACTCTTTGAACATTTTCGCAATAACCACACATGCACAAAAGGACGACCCTAAAATGCCAGAAAGGGGTATTTGTGCGCACAGAGGTGCTAGTAAACTACATCCTGAAAACACCATCTCGGCATTTAAAGAAGCAGTGCGCCTGGGCGCTCAGATGATTGAATTTGATGTAAGAATGACTATTGACAACAAACTGATCATCATGCACGACGCTACGGTCGACCGAACTACAGATGGATCAGGCTTGGTAGAAGACCTAACATGGAATGAAATTAAAGAGCTCGATGCCGGAGCATGGAAATCCAAAAAATTTAAAGGAGAAAGGGTGCCTTTGCTAGACGATGTTCTTGACGTTTTTCCAAAAAACATTTGGTTGAACGTACATTTAAAGGGAGATAAAAAATTAGGAATTGCCGTTGCCAAAACAATTCTTGCTAAGAATAGAACACATCAGGCCATTATAGCATGTAACAATGAAAGCGCCAAAGGTGTTAGGCTAGTAAACAGTGATATTATGATTTGTAATATGGAGCGAACCAGTTCCCGGAGTGACTATATCCAAACTACAGCTAAAGAGAAATTTGCAGCCATACAACTATTAAAGAAAAGAGATAACACGAATATTCTCAAGGACATCGAAACGCTAAAATTTAATAATATAAAAATTAATTATTTCTACAGCAACACTCCCGAAGAAGGCATAACATTACTCAACAAAGGGGTTGATTTCGTTTTAACCGATAACTTATCTGAAATGCTTGAAGCTGCACGTTCCATAGGAATTGAAACATCTCATTAA